One stretch of Vibrio kanaloae DNA includes these proteins:
- a CDS encoding type II and III secretion system protein family protein: MSLRRLFLTFLIPLSFLSQAAETVILKKDSQRSINILRGELKRAAIATPDVVSLMVLNDTTLLVTGKKVGSTTLSVWTTAQDTPKEYQLKVQPTAVSYNNIQVQTDIKVVEISKSALKQAGFFLGRQTGNTTFGIGNSSALNGASFAGELSSGNNFLALSDAFNVVIGDVSKGILGTISALNANGFAYTLAEPSLVTMSGHTATFLAGGEFPYPRSSNDGDISIDFKEFGVRLNLSPTVMENNRIMLKVAPEVSELNYSNSVSTGGVQVPGISVRRTDTTVQLGDGETFIISGLISSSTMKNSDRFPGLGDIPILGAFFSSSRLESNDKELMMVVTPHLVRPIAKGATLPPLPGEIYRNYDPDFFEMVFMHAEPEDLPSNIGFSN; this comes from the coding sequence ATGAGCCTGAGAAGACTATTTTTGACATTCTTAATCCCATTATCGTTTCTATCTCAAGCGGCAGAAACCGTTATTCTCAAGAAAGACTCTCAACGCAGTATCAACATTCTAAGAGGTGAGTTAAAACGAGCCGCTATAGCCACTCCTGACGTAGTATCACTAATGGTACTTAACGACACCACACTACTGGTCACAGGTAAGAAAGTTGGTTCTACTACCTTGAGTGTTTGGACTACGGCTCAGGACACACCTAAAGAATACCAACTCAAAGTGCAACCAACGGCTGTCAGTTATAATAATATTCAGGTTCAAACCGATATTAAAGTGGTCGAAATTAGTAAGAGTGCTCTTAAACAGGCGGGTTTTTTTCTTGGGCGACAAACTGGAAATACAACCTTTGGCATTGGTAACAGCTCTGCTCTAAATGGCGCTTCCTTTGCTGGAGAGTTATCGTCAGGAAATAATTTTTTGGCCTTGAGTGATGCGTTTAATGTCGTGATTGGGGATGTATCGAAAGGAATATTAGGCACCATCAGTGCGCTTAATGCTAACGGGTTTGCGTACACTTTGGCGGAACCCAGCTTAGTGACCATGTCTGGACACACTGCAACTTTCTTAGCTGGTGGTGAGTTTCCTTATCCTAGATCATCCAATGATGGTGATATATCTATTGATTTCAAAGAGTTTGGAGTAAGGCTTAATCTTTCACCTACCGTTATGGAAAACAACCGTATCATGCTAAAAGTCGCGCCGGAAGTAAGCGAACTAAATTACAGCAACTCGGTCAGTACCGGCGGTGTCCAGGTGCCAGGAATTAGCGTGCGTCGTACTGATACTACTGTTCAACTCGGTGATGGTGAAACCTTTATCATCAGTGGCTTGATTAGCAGCAGTACCATGAAAAATTCTGACCGCTTCCCAGGGTTAGGTGATATTCCAATATTAGGTGCTTTTTTCAGCTCCAGTCGGTTAGAAAGTAATGATAAAGAGTTGATGATGGTTGTTACACCCCACTTAGTACGTCCGATAGCGAAAGGGGCAACTTTGCCGCCTCTGCCAGGAGAAATTTACCGAAACTACGACCCCGATTTTTTCGAGATGGTGTTCATGCATGCGGAACCGGAAGACCTTCCAAGCAATATTGGGTTTTCCAACTGA
- the cpaB gene encoding Flp pilus assembly protein CpaB, translating into MNMTLNKVAVLKLASVAFLALAIILVFVGMFSIQEPAPQQPKAAPTLYSVWAFDEPQNHGTMISADMFKQVTTTQLDQRYVLKKRLAVGRRLSKSVEKGDYLTDDLFATIRPMIDDLELNQRAVAIRADEVLTVGGYIQPGDHVDVMLLLKPNRESGTTTTARKIASNLKVLAVGDLQFGTESEDRENHAKSVVLSVYMDLAPTILLADSSGELRLAAVGSKELTNEKTNDFQPRSLLHTVSLRSQPSEGTKTTSVAELRQFLPPRKKVEKASKPKPPRQHAPQRVRYVELIQGDERSVVKVPQQ; encoded by the coding sequence ATGAACATGACTCTGAACAAAGTCGCAGTGTTAAAATTGGCGTCTGTTGCCTTTCTAGCCTTAGCTATTATTCTCGTTTTTGTCGGCATGTTTTCTATACAAGAGCCGGCCCCCCAACAGCCCAAAGCTGCACCGACTCTATACAGTGTTTGGGCCTTCGATGAACCTCAGAACCATGGAACGATGATTTCAGCGGATATGTTTAAGCAGGTCACCACAACACAACTCGACCAGAGATACGTATTAAAAAAACGGTTAGCGGTTGGTCGACGCCTGAGTAAATCTGTCGAAAAAGGTGACTATTTGACCGATGATCTTTTTGCCACAATCCGACCAATGATCGATGACTTAGAGCTTAACCAAAGAGCAGTTGCTATAAGAGCAGATGAAGTGTTAACCGTTGGGGGCTACATACAGCCCGGTGACCATGTTGATGTGATGTTGTTACTAAAGCCCAACAGGGAATCTGGTACTACGACTACAGCCAGAAAAATAGCATCTAACTTAAAAGTGTTGGCGGTGGGTGACCTACAATTTGGTACAGAAAGTGAGGACCGGGAAAATCATGCTAAATCCGTAGTACTGTCTGTCTATATGGATTTAGCGCCGACCATTTTATTGGCGGACAGCAGTGGTGAATTAAGGTTAGCTGCTGTGGGTAGTAAAGAGCTAACCAATGAAAAAACGAATGATTTTCAGCCTAGGTCACTGCTACATACTGTTTCTTTAAGAAGCCAACCTAGTGAGGGAACTAAAACAACATCTGTAGCTGAACTTCGACAATTTCTGCCTCCTCGAAAAAAGGTTGAAAAAGCTTCCAAACCAAAACCACCCCGTCAGCATGCACCTCAACGCGTTCGATATGTCGAACTGATTCAAGGCGATGAGCGCTCTGTCGTTAAAGTGCCTCAACAATAA
- a CDS encoding TadE family protein: MPQSITNLKKQSGSVAIETIFLLPIIVILLFAVIHYCMIFFAASMFDHVAKESIRQSMAFVNEECYFSYKNCSGAEVLTEVTPTIRTHAKIIIQGFTQGQGESLGSLFGVTLPDPEELIRISTITDPTDGSDICCQVTIVLDEYRTTPFLPTNIIDGLLPKEVSVFPDQIVGTAVLKLN; encoded by the coding sequence ATGCCTCAATCAATAACGAATTTAAAAAAACAATCTGGTTCGGTGGCTATAGAAACTATTTTTTTACTCCCGATCATAGTGATCTTACTTTTTGCTGTGATTCATTATTGCATGATTTTTTTTGCGGCCAGTATGTTCGATCATGTAGCCAAAGAGAGCATCCGCCAGTCTATGGCCTTCGTCAATGAGGAATGTTATTTCAGTTATAAAAACTGCTCCGGTGCTGAAGTGCTTACTGAAGTAACCCCCACAATCCGCACTCACGCAAAAATAATCATTCAGGGGTTCACCCAGGGTCAAGGAGAAAGTCTTGGTTCTTTGTTTGGAGTGACATTGCCAGACCCCGAGGAATTAATCCGAATCTCAACAATCACTGATCCGACAGACGGCTCTGACATATGTTGCCAAGTTACGATTGTTTTGGACGAATATCGAACGACCCCTTTTCTTCCGACCAACATCATTGACGGCTTACTACCTAAAGAAGTCTCCGTATTTCCGGACCAAATTGTTGGTACCGCTGTTCTTAAACTGAATTAG
- a CDS encoding prepilin peptidase — MSPFAIYCGLLFIASVYDIKSRQVPALLIFILMLAPLLALYGVGNLNFSPQIMWSVIFTSFWVFIGYSVFGFGGADGKILLGLSFILPIDVMAIFTGIALSIFIIYFIIFFRKKNEAPFIPAIAITATGLIFSTSM, encoded by the coding sequence ATGAGTCCATTTGCCATTTACTGCGGTCTGTTGTTTATTGCGAGTGTTTATGACATAAAAAGTAGGCAAGTACCTGCGCTATTAATTTTCATTTTAATGCTAGCCCCTCTCTTAGCTCTTTATGGAGTTGGAAACCTTAATTTCAGTCCTCAGATAATGTGGTCTGTGATATTTACGTCTTTTTGGGTTTTTATTGGTTATTCTGTATTTGGTTTTGGCGGTGCGGATGGAAAAATACTGCTGGGGTTATCATTTATATTACCCATTGATGTTATGGCAATATTTACTGGTATTGCATTATCTATTTTCATCATTTATTTCATCATTTTTTTTAGAAAAAAAAACGAAGCACCATTTATACCGGCCATTGCAATCACTGCTACTGGATTAATATTTTCGACTAGTATGTAG
- a CDS encoding Flp family type IVb pilin encodes MFLLKRLTIKTWCKFISFLHCNKGASGIEYAIIATIAAIAIALFSTGDDNIGARIESVLTAVRDALPTTVEEG; translated from the coding sequence ATGTTTTTATTGAAAAGATTAACCATCAAGACGTGGTGTAAATTTATCTCTTTTTTACACTGTAACAAGGGCGCATCAGGTATCGAGTACGCCATTATTGCCACCATCGCGGCAATTGCCATTGCGCTTTTCTCTACGGGTGACGACAACATCGGCGCACGTATTGAAAGCGTATTAACCGCTGTTAGAGACGCTCTGCCAACAACCGTTGAAGAAGGCTAA
- a CDS encoding collagen-like triple helix repeat-containing protein codes for MTILYRNFLVSLASLLMITACSGNGSGTIASGGSGPETTEEDVVGPQSVSPQSDSNLLSEAGNNVSQSELSNSLDSITTGSGEVLVNLGEVVTALGDGLPLGSTALEIDDAYVSRTLQGTASSTEKLGTTVVSAGDTVAQLDALPVFVQLNDRTGLLTYTGVTVSDLGGTVENIGGWLQYQTSEEGNLYGLSEQLGTMTAPILVQADGMIDLKGNALVIFNDVQDVKTTLPNFVYLSTSTLTKGTTALLMDTQGMVEDTGQLFVGEKGLTALLTSELQQDETLLLNLESALANRLDTDPLSGLNDNNLLSETALLSSVDGNLILVSQNLGDVLNLETGLVNSLDLSTTLLNFNQLDDASTPLSSLLGSTAQSLQDVVGGLKGNSLDVLSLDITDNLAGEDKLGLSSSSEDRGTLTHLTTSTLKPILGQ; via the coding sequence ATGACTATTTTATATCGAAATTTTCTTGTTTCGTTAGCGTCTTTATTGATGATAACTGCATGTAGTGGCAACGGTTCTGGGACAATTGCCTCTGGTGGTAGCGGCCCGGAAACGACAGAAGAGGACGTCGTTGGTCCGCAGTCCGTTAGTCCACAATCTGATAGCAACCTCTTGTCAGAAGCTGGTAATAATGTGTCGCAAAGTGAGTTAAGTAACTCGTTAGATTCAATAACAACGGGATCAGGAGAGGTATTAGTAAACCTGGGGGAAGTTGTGACTGCTTTGGGGGATGGGTTACCGCTGGGATCTACGGCTTTGGAAATCGATGATGCTTATGTCAGCCGCACTTTGCAAGGCACTGCTAGTTCCACTGAAAAATTAGGGACAACAGTTGTCTCCGCTGGCGATACCGTTGCGCAGTTAGATGCGCTACCTGTGTTCGTTCAGCTTAATGACCGTACCGGATTATTAACTTATACCGGGGTGACTGTGTCCGATCTAGGTGGAACAGTCGAAAATATTGGTGGGTGGCTTCAGTACCAAACGTCAGAAGAAGGTAATTTATATGGATTATCTGAACAGCTTGGTACGATGACAGCGCCTATTTTGGTCCAAGCCGATGGTATGATCGACCTGAAAGGTAATGCGCTAGTCATATTTAACGATGTACAAGACGTTAAGACCACTTTGCCTAACTTTGTTTACTTATCCACTTCGACGTTAACTAAGGGTACCACTGCGTTACTGATGGACACTCAAGGGATGGTTGAAGATACTGGCCAATTATTTGTTGGAGAAAAAGGCCTAACTGCATTACTCACCAGTGAGTTGCAGCAGGATGAAACTTTACTGCTCAATTTGGAGTCAGCATTAGCCAACCGTTTGGATACTGATCCGCTCTCTGGTTTAAATGATAACAACTTACTTTCTGAAACAGCGCTGCTTTCGAGTGTAGACGGAAATCTAATCCTAGTTTCCCAGAATTTAGGTGATGTATTGAATTTAGAAACAGGCTTGGTCAACTCACTAGATTTGAGTACAACTCTACTTAACTTTAATCAATTGGATGATGCATCAACACCTCTGTCTAGTTTATTAGGATCAACAGCCCAAAGCCTTCAAGATGTTGTTGGTGGATTAAAGGGTAATTCATTAGATGTACTTTCGTTAGATATAACAGATAACCTAGCGGGAGAAGATAAATTAGGGCTGTCTTCTTCAAGTGAGGATAGAGGGACACTCACACATCTCACGACTAGCACTCTGAAACCGATTTTGGGTCAGTAA
- a CDS encoding POTRA domain-containing protein, which produces MALYSIRVSMLRKKKSFFFVVGLLSTIQCHAAEPPLLVQPEPKNQTESASNVDVEQMKGEVEVLSSEVIQSIHFSGGTSLELEQLAQDVQVLLNQPYSVELIGQAIEKITQRFHIAGYPLAFATVKQNDFRDGRLTITIVEGFVIRSELEIPNDTVKHKVRSILQPLLNENPATQASLERAILLINRIPGYQFDITLPRPKTISGATSIRIVTRDKTVFKPFIGYSMQQDSERNFSLGLRSNINRMSINRLTLIGLLPRDNNSDEGYYSMRLEHDIFHNGTLGRLSASYYTDNEESILDIGGVKLAVDNTFERHSLDYVISYPITLNQTTDFSVSLGVLYEKEERNYDVSFNGTSLGNLDDHLDYVIGQISIDVIKRFDNFNFSAGLGVNQSISSAFRYRSDLETENIYNSDFTFYDLNLSTSYEFIKDYVVSLRANGMFADERIVPSQRLNYGGLNYGRGYPENTIEGDRGYGTEVKLLQRNKHGNYFFNPYITYDFAYTERELSTARTDRISSAALGVEIGFEANLYVAIDYAKPLKEREYNNDYVYNLNVNWQF; this is translated from the coding sequence ATGGCTCTTTATTCTATAAGGGTATCTATGTTGAGAAAGAAAAAGTCCTTTTTTTTTGTTGTTGGTTTACTTTCAACCATCCAGTGTCACGCCGCGGAGCCCCCTTTATTAGTACAACCTGAACCGAAGAACCAAACCGAGTCTGCTTCCAATGTTGACGTTGAGCAGATGAAAGGAGAAGTGGAGGTACTCAGCTCAGAGGTTATTCAGTCAATACACTTTTCTGGTGGTACATCGTTGGAGCTTGAGCAGCTAGCACAAGATGTTCAAGTGCTGTTGAATCAACCTTATTCGGTCGAATTGATCGGGCAAGCGATCGAAAAAATCACCCAGCGTTTTCATATCGCCGGCTACCCTCTCGCTTTTGCTACTGTTAAACAAAATGACTTTCGGGATGGTCGATTGACTATCACTATTGTGGAAGGATTTGTGATCAGAAGTGAACTTGAGATCCCTAATGATACAGTTAAACACAAAGTGCGCTCTATTTTACAACCGCTATTGAATGAGAATCCCGCAACTCAGGCCTCTCTAGAACGCGCTATCCTGCTAATCAATAGAATTCCTGGTTACCAATTTGATATTACACTCCCCAGACCAAAAACTATATCTGGCGCGACATCTATTCGTATCGTTACCCGAGATAAGACCGTATTTAAACCTTTTATCGGTTATTCAATGCAGCAAGATTCTGAGCGTAACTTCTCTTTGGGACTACGTAGTAATATTAATCGGATGTCGATTAATCGTCTAACCCTCATTGGTTTACTCCCACGTGATAATAATAGTGATGAAGGATATTACTCAATGAGGCTTGAACACGACATTTTCCACAACGGAACTTTAGGTAGATTGAGCGCTAGCTATTATACCGATAACGAAGAAAGCATCCTTGATATAGGAGGTGTGAAGTTAGCGGTTGACAATACTTTTGAACGACACAGCTTGGATTACGTTATCTCTTACCCGATAACATTAAATCAAACGACCGACTTCAGTGTGTCTCTGGGGGTGCTCTATGAAAAAGAGGAACGCAATTATGATGTTTCCTTCAATGGCACATCTTTAGGCAACTTAGACGATCACCTAGATTATGTTATTGGCCAGATTTCAATAGATGTGATTAAACGATTTGACAATTTCAACTTCTCAGCCGGCTTAGGAGTCAACCAAAGTATCAGTAGTGCATTTAGATATAGGAGTGATTTAGAAACTGAAAATATCTACAACAGCGATTTTACTTTTTACGACCTTAATTTATCTACTTCATATGAATTTATTAAGGATTACGTTGTATCTTTGCGGGCAAACGGTATGTTTGCCGATGAGAGGATAGTGCCATCGCAGCGTTTAAATTACGGTGGTCTCAACTATGGCCGTGGTTACCCGGAAAACACCATAGAAGGTGATAGAGGATATGGCACCGAAGTAAAGCTGTTACAACGAAACAAACATGGGAATTATTTTTTTAACCCCTATATCACTTATGACTTCGCTTATACCGAGAGAGAGCTTTCTACCGCCAGAACAGACCGGATCTCATCAGCAGCACTTGGTGTTGAAATTGGCTTTGAAGCAAATTTATATGTTGCTATTGACTATGCTAAACCCTTAAAAGAAAGAGAATACAATAACGACTATGTCTACAACCTGAATGTAAACTGGCAATTTTAG